The following are encoded together in the Peromyscus leucopus breed LL Stock chromosome 1, UCI_PerLeu_2.1, whole genome shotgun sequence genome:
- the LOC114682342 gene encoding hereditary hemochromatosis protein homolog isoform X3 — protein sequence MALSLEGTRKFEFRAQGYIDNELFLLYDSYGRRAELWGPGIKRQGEVEIWTRETEDMQEKEEQLRRMLTEVMTQKGQHRGIHTLQAMFGCETQGNNTGGFWRLGYDGQDFLTFDQKSQTWKVSMPSALSTKTFWERHGPSMDQVQTFLNDICPKLLQRYSTHLENQLMDTGPPMVTVSRRPYPVGRITLTCWAFNLYTPVATLTWLQDGRPVQQHSFGPGTILPSGNGTFQTWVSIWVLPGQEPHFTCRLRHRSQNIDVPAALGPQARNSGGATSSTSALVASAFLSMLVFLACA from the exons ATGGCCTTGTCTCTGGAGGGAACAAGGAAGTTCGAATTCAGGGCCCAGGGATACATTGACAATGAGCTCTTCCTGCTCTATGACAGTTATGGGAGAAGAGCAGAGCTCTGGGGGCCTGGGATCAAGAGACAAGGAGAAGTTGAGATCTGGACAAGAGAGACTGAGGACatgcaggagaaggaggagcaacTCAGGAGGATGCTGACTGAGGTCATGACCCAGAAGGGCCAACATAGAG GCATTCACACTCTTCAGGCAATGTTTGGCTGTGAAACCCAAGGAAACAACACTGGAGGCTTCTGGCGCTTGGGCTATGATGGGCAGGACTTCCTCACCTTTGACCAGAAGAGCCAAACATGGAAAGTGTCCATGCCTTCAGCACTCTCAACCAAGACATTCTGGGAGAGACATGGCCCCAGCATGGATCAAGTTCAGacttttttaaatgacatatgtCCTAAACTTCTCCAGAGATATTCAACTCATTTGGAGAACCAATTGATGGATACAG GTCCCCCGATGGTAACAGTGTCCAGAAGGCCATACCCAGTGGGCAGGATCACCCTGACGTGCTGGGCTTTTAATCTGTATACTCCTGTGGCCACCTTGACCTGGCTTCAGGATGGGAGGCCAGTACAGCAGCATTCATTTGGGCCTGGGACCATCCTTCCCAGTGGAAATGGGACCTTCCAGACCTGGGTGTCTATCTGGGTTCTTCCTGGACAGGAACCACACTTCACCTGCCGCCTTAGGCACCGCAGCCAGAACATTGATGTCCCTGCTGCCCTTG GACCTCAAGCTAGGAATAGTGGTGGAGCCACCAGCTCAACTTCTGCTCTTGtggcttctgcttttctttccatgttGGTATTTCTAGCCTGCGCCTAG